From the genome of Leguminivora glycinivorella isolate SPB_JAAS2020 chromosome 26, LegGlyc_1.1, whole genome shotgun sequence, one region includes:
- the LOC125239651 gene encoding E3 ubiquitin-protein ligase rnf8-A-like, with the protein MSFKRPLFIQKVEGHWTLENCSYSSIKVNDNKLRKGEAHTLTDQDIIKLESSNELVYKFTSNIKSSKRKRRKNDENKKSESPRRTSRLVLVTKNEKHMSGDVNKSLDDTLKLKEQILSEQSNKEKEIYDDYAVRMERLKGSKKNVKNQKALLKMRRNKQLELNRMETEDRIASMMAQQDEATEPKHSKDKPRHGQGDQGEDRREQDRARAKERRELKKLRRETRRLKLDKEKKLKELEKQKQRREKELQSELDKVNKKLAKEKELHEKERRRAEQLLDQKKAALKKVPPTSSDSKLDMESELQCSICSELFVRATTLGCSHSFCRYCIRKWTANKKECPICRAAITSECRSIVLDSLVDKMADTADARKKRQELVKSRDELEAKEKTTTTIDNETQRYLFDPDFIRRFLEDENSNESESSYHGRESSLEPDFDMLVPMDTDSSVEPSSFDSDDYSNENENYDENDYEGNSGSDRENEYDEAPEEDHDNSENYGQDEEGENSENYEEGENSQTDNEDQEENPECHEGGESDNYEEGEPEGDEGENSASENYEEPDIDEGENTEPENYEEGEGTEPENYDEGENSGSENYDEGEVTEPENYDEGENTEPENYDEGENTEPENYDEGENSPGDYSAPEYDGDSYADDGDDDYY; encoded by the exons ATGTCTTTCAAAAGACCACTGTTTATTCAAAAAGTCGAAGGTCACTGGACCTTAGAAAACTGCAGCTACTCCAGTATTAAAGTCAACGATAACAAGCTACGCAAAGGCGAAGCACACACTCTCACCGACCAAGATATAATTAAGCTTGAATCGTCAAATGAGTTGGTTTAcaaatttacatcaaatatcAAAAGTTCAAAGCGCAAGCGACGCAAAAATGATGAAAATAAGAAATCCGAGTCACCAAGAAGGACGTCACGTTTAGTTCTTGTAACGAAAAATGAAAAACACATGTCTGGTGATGTAAATAAGAGTTTAGATGATACGCTGAAATTAAAGGAGCAGATATTATCAGAACAGAGTAACAAAGAGAAAGAGATATATGATGACTATGCTGTTCGTATGGAGAGACTGAAAGGGTCTAAAAAGAATGTCAAGAACCAGAAGGCTTTGCTTAAAATGCGGAGGAATAAACAGCTGGAACTTAATCGAATGGAAACGGAAGATAGAATAGCTTCCATGATG GCACAACAAGACGAAGCAACAGAGCCCAAGCATTCCAAAGACAAACCGAGACATGGGCAAGGAGACCAGGGCGAGGACAGGCGAGAGCAGGACAGGGCGCGTGCGAAAGAGAGGAGGGAACTCAAGAAACTGCGCAGGGAGACTCGGAGGCTGAAGCTTGATAAAGAGAAA AAGCTAAAAGAGCTTGAAAAGCAGAAGCAACGCAGAGAGAAGGAACTACAGAGCGAGTTAGACAAGGTCAACAAAAAACTGGCGAAAGAGAAGGAACTACATGAGAAAGAGAGGAGGCGAGCGGAGCAACTGCTCGATCAAAAGAAGGCGGCGCTTAAAAAG GTCCCTCCAACCTCGAGTGACTCCAAGCTGGACATGGAATCAGAACTGCAGTGCAGCATATGTTCGGAGCTCTTCGTCCGAGCGACCACTCTCGGCTGCTCGCATAGTTTCTGCCGCTATTGCATACGGAAATGGACTGCTAACAAGAAGGAGTGCCCTATATGCAG aGCGGCCATTACATCGGAGTGCAGGAGTATAGTGTTGGACTCGCTGGTGGACAAAATGGCCGACACCGCAGACGCCAGGAAGAAACGACAGGAACTCGTCAAATCTAGAGatg AGCTGGAGGCTAAGGAAAAAACAACCACGACCATAGATAA TGAAACTCAGAGGTACCTCTTCGACCCAGATTTCATTCGACGTTTTCTCGAAGACGAGAATTCCAACGAGTCCGAATCGAGTTACCACGGCCGAGAATCCTCTCTCGAGCCAGATTTCGACATGCTCGTACCCATGGATACGGACTCCAGCGTTGAGCCTTCCAGCTTTGACTCGGATGATTACTCGAACGAGAACGAGAATTATGACGAGAATGACTATGAAGGGAACTCGGGGAGTGATCGAGAAAATGAGTATGATGAAG CTCCAGAAGAAGATCACGACAACTCGGAGAATTACGGGCAGGACGAAGAAGGCGAGAACTCTGAGAATTATGAGGAAGGTGAGAATTCTCAGACAGACAACGAAGATcag GAGGAGAATCCAGAATGTCATGAAGGTGGAGAATCTGACAATTACGAGGAAGGAGAACCCGAGGGGGATGAAGGCGAGAATTCAGCTTCCGAGAATTACGAGGAACCAGATATCGATGAAGGCGAGAACACTGAGCCCGAGAATTATGAAGAAGGCGAAGGTACAGAGCCTGAGAATTATGATGAAGGCGAGAATTCTGGGTCCGAAAATTACGATGAAGGTGAAGTTACAGAGCCCGAGAATTATGATGAAGGCGAGAATACGGAGCCCGAGAATTATGATGAAGGCGAGAATACGGAACCCGAGAATTACGATGAAGGCGAGAATTCTCCTGGCGATTATTCTGCTCCCGAGTACGATGGAGATTCATACGCGGACGATGGCGATGatgattattattaa